Sequence from the Besnoitia besnoiti strain Bb-Ger1 chromosome Unknown contig00014, whole genome shotgun sequence genome:
ACCATTGAATACAACCTCGTTGGCGCTTGTTTCTAGAAAAAAACGTTACGCGGACGTATCTCAGAGAGCTGAGCGCCGTGCCTCCTAGTGCGAGTGCCACCAGCCAGAGATACCGCGGATCTTCTGGACGGAATCGAAGATCTGTTTACCCACGCCAGTGGCAGCTAGTGATATAGCACTGAGGCGGGACAAACTCGACTCCATAGCGGCGGTTCATGGAGCTTCAGGAGCGAGAAAAGGGCCTGCAAAAGCAGAGCGAAGTGCATCCAccgccgtctgcttcgcttcaGGGCCGATAGTTCAGTTGGATAGAATGCCCGGCTACGGACCGGGTGGTCGTGGGTTCGAATCCTGCTCGGCCtacttctttcttcttcgtgtTTCGATCTTTGATGGTTCCAGCTAATTTTATCAATTTTGAGGTCTTACGCTTGTTGAACGTCGGGATCTGGTGCCAACGAGCCTATTTCGGAAGACCTTCCCGTGGCAGCCCCCCCCCACCTTGATGATCTCTGTTCTACCCTGCTGTAGTTTCCGCACCAACTGCGAAGATAATCCTCGCGTCAACTGTGCAGCTTCACGCCGGTTTTCAGAGTGTTTCCCACCACTTTCCCAGAAAAAGTGCACTCCTGGAAAGGGCaactgcgtcgccttctctggcTGGAAGTTCAGGGGCAAATCAGTATCGCCGCTTCATGCTCACGGTTGCTCCCCGCTGACGTCGTACAATAAGGGCGATcccgtctgcgtctcgcagAGCCAACACACCCTCCACACTCGCTGTACAGAGCGCAGAACTCCCTAACGCCAGCTCTGGATAGCAGTTCGTGTATTGAAAACTCCTCAGCCGTACCCACCCCAACCCTGAACGGTGTGGAACTGGCGGGGGCCATTCCCTACGGTGCTGTAGGACGCTAAAGCGCGGCAACAGAAGACTGCGAGTCCCACAACAGAAACAAGAGAAACAAGTCTTCACCGCAGGAAAGGGAGATACTAACACTGGATGGGCAACTTATATGGAGGAATACAGCACGCCCATGCGCGCACTGGTCACGGCCATTTTGTAGCAACGCACCAACGGCGCCCACGGcagctccccccctccccccccccgccccggaAGTTGCACTGCCAGAAAACCCAggggacgaggagagaaaaggaaggaCGCCCCTTCCAAGGAGCGAAAAACGTCTTTGGCTGAGAGATTCCTGTCCCCGGCAGGCGTGTGCTGGAGTAGGAGCTGGACGCTGGACGCCAGCCGGAGGTATCTCTCAGCGTTAACTCTCCGTTTTTCTTTCGAAGACACCGACTCGCCACAACCTGACAAGCATCAGTGGCGCTTCCCTGTAAAAGCTAGTCAGTGAGAAACGCAGAAGCCTGGAACCGACTCATCTGCGCTTTGTATGTTGATACACTATGAAGCACATAGCAGAGCATCGATAGTTGGCACCGACCGACTCATGCATGACGGATTTTTCCTCTGTTCTCAGAGAtcgttcctctctcttcgacGCAGACGTCTTTGCCGAAAAGAGAGTCGCAGTGGAGATTGGCAGTGCTCGTCTTTTTGCCGCCGTTGCCACCTTTCAAGAACTGGAAGCCTGTGCGAAGGCCCCATGCCGGCGGGCCCCTCACGCGGAAGCGCCGTGGCTCCTTCTGACTCAAAAAATCAGAAAAGCAGCTGAGGTCTTAAGAAGACACTGGCTGTAGCGCATCAAGAAACagcggcagcctccgcggagTATACTCAGAGGTCGTGAAACCGACACGTTAGTTGTGCGCCTCTCAGGAAGAGCGCCAGACATCCCCCACAATAGTAAGGGCAGAACAGGGCTGTGCTTGTCATGCGGCAGGGAAGCGCGACAATGGCATCAGCGAGGTGGGATGTGCCGCAACTAGAGTTTGTTCAAGCGCATCTAATCCTGTAACGCAACAACTGCTCCATGTGTGTGCACACACGTCACTGAAGCCATTGTTCGTCCTTCGTATGCTTACAGGTTTGCGCTAGGACAGTCAATATTACCTGCTTTGAATTATATATAGAGGTATACGTGCGCGTATATGGCGCGTCCTCGAATATCTCCAAAGATATACACATAGACCACCGAAATTTGCGTTCGCGATACGTCCCTGTACCTCCCGCAAGGCCTGAGAAGCTGTAGGGTAGCGGATGCCCCATCATGTGCGAAGCCCTCAAACGCGTCTACAAGAGGGGTCAGAGATGAGCATTCCATAACGCGGTGAAGCGCCCTCGCGTTTTCCGCCGTATCGAGTTTCTGGACTGTCGTTCGTCGGTTTTCGCTCAGGCCTGTGTCGCAGAAATGACACTCGCGTTTGAAAGCATCACCTTCCCCTCCTCACCGCATAATGCTGAGCAATGCGAAGATGCAAACGCACTCAGACAagagctgcggaggcagctaCGCTCCAGCCGCCCTTTGTGAGAAGTTCATCCGCCAGACACAGGATGAGGAGCGGGCACTGAGAACGAAGGACGGGGCAgcttcgcgcgcccgcgcattTTGCATCTCAGGACCCTGAAATCTGGCCTTCCAGTTGTGTTTTTCGGTTTTCACACACCTAGGAAGCAGGACGGCAGCGAAATTGACCAGACGGAAGACTCTGCTAAGCGGCGCGAAAATAACTACGGTGCACGGTGAAACATGACAGACAGGCCAagacatatatacatatatatattgattTCTGTATACCTACGTGCCAGTGTGTTATGACCCTGCATAGATCAAACGTGTCGACATCAGCGACTCGCTTTCGCTTTGCGGTTCACTGCGGCaggccgcctccttctcagCTCTGGTACCAGACGGAATACGGGCGCATGGACGGCCTGTGGCGCCTGACCAATGCGCCGACTGCTGACCAGGCAGACGTGCCCTCGATCGGCGAAGCTCtggcgcgcagaagcgaaagaAAGATGCAGCCGCCAAAGATTCCTGTGGCGCTCGACGGCTGCCCGATTCTCCACGCTAAGGCTCAGGAGGTGCTACGCTCCCGCGAAGAACTCTTTCGAACGTAGGAGCGACCGCACTCGCAGCTAGACAGAAGAAACCTCAACACCATGACATTCATACACATGCTGGTTTTATACTGGTGGCAGGCCTACAACCCCGTCGAAGACCCACAGCCGCACTCACGCGCAAAGAGAAATCTACGTTCCGCCCTGACCGCAGGACTTGCCGCACCAGCCTTTCAACGGCCAGACTTCCCTATTAGCACACGTTTACATCCTCAAATACAAATATACACatagatatgtatgtatgtatacacgCTGGGAGTTTCACCGCAGTTGTCCTCTCCCTATAGGCCCACCGCAGGCGTGTGTACCTGCGTGTTGGCGTGGTGACTGGTCTTCTGGCTTTCGCGCTGTTCGCCAGCGGCTCGCCGAGCCCTGCAGCACCGTttcccgcgagcgcctcgctgtgGCGCCATCCGCCGCCCGAGCGTTCGCTGGCCTGGCACTGTCGCATGGGCGCGAAGGAgtcgcacgcggcggagggcgctcCCAAGGtcgacgcggagactgccTCGAAGAAGGCCAAACTGTGGCAGACGGAGGCGCACGCCTCCTGGGGCTCCGCGCTGCCCACGGCGCTCCACTTTCCTGCGCGTTTCCATCCGAGTCGCAGAGACTTCTCTCAGAGCCTCCCctcgcagagacagcgatgCAGCAGCCTGTGCACCACCATCAAGCACTGCAGACTGCCCAGAGCGTGTGAgccgctcggcggcgtctaAAAAGATACCGACTCGCGAGGGAGGAACGATATCGGCACGGCGCCAAGCGCTAGACGCATCGCCAGCAGACGCTCGGAACACTCTCGCCTTCCAACTGCAGTTTCGTTTCTGAGGGGCGTGGGGCCTTCGTCTCGGAGAACGGCGGGCTcgcagcgctcgcgcgcctttgtGAGGAGCTGAACACAAGTCGCCGCGACAACTGGCTGATAAAAATCAGACGAACgcaaaggcgaggagggcgacagcggcgcggaaaGCACCAGAGGAACAacagaggaaacagagaaagGGAAGATGAAGACGCAGACAAACCAGACTTCGAAAAGGGTACACGGGAGTCGCTTCCTAATGGACCACAGCCGCATTGCAGGCGCACAGCAGAAGATATGTGACAGATGTAAGCGAGACGAGGGATGCAAGGAGTATCGCCGATGCCAGCATCACGGTAACAATCTGACTGCATGCTGATTATGCTGATTATTGATTTATagatctatctatatatagcTACATATGTATGGAGAGGACGTATGCAATGAGACTGGGTTCTACGATGCCGAGATCACTCCTCAAAGCCTAGCCCTCTGTCGACGGCGTTGTcccgccgtccgcgaccTCGCAGTGAGCGCCCGATGGGCACCACCGTCGCTCTGCTCCCCGACTGAGGGAAAGATCCGTTCTCACTTCAGAATTGTTCCTTTCTCTCGGAGATCCTAGAAAATGAGCGCACGGATGTATTCTGTCCAGACAAACCTGCACTACCGTAGATCTCTGCAGACTTGCTCTGCTCTTTGATGGAAAACCTAAGCAACGGAAATGAAATAGAACTTCTTGCTCTAACGAAACCTCAATCATGTGCGAGTTGTCGGATACTATGTCATGAAGACTGTCTTTTCaattcgccgcctcgcgaaCTCTACCGTGAAAGCGCCACTGACCTCACTTTCACCTCTGCAAGGCCGGATAACCCGCCGTGTTTCGCACCCTATAGAAAACGGCGTTTGAAGATTCGCGCAGTGTCGTCGCTTTCCCTCGCGTAGCACGACGACCGTAAGCCTTGAACCCTTAGAAAGGGGTATGTTCGCAGGATTGCTGTCTCCAGCGttcgcgctcttcttccgtgTGAAGACCTCTTTCAACTTCCTTCGGCCTCGACAGCTGCCACCGATGCATGCTGCTGATGTCCAAGAGTGTGATTGCATCTCTACCTTTGACTAGTCAGCGTCTACCGGACGTCGCTTATCTAACCGCTCTGACTTACTCGCCAATCTCTggcttatatatatatatatatatatatatatatatatatatatatatatatccacaTCTAGTCACtcaaacatatacatatacatatatacatatacatatatatatatatatatagtgagagagagacacacacaaTGCTTGCGTTTGGTGGCGTGAAAGCCTGAGGAAGCGGGAGGTCCACCCGCAGATCTTTCACAGACGTGAAAATTTTCTTTTACTTTGTCACAAAATTGGGTTCTTCACATCCTGCCAAAACCACCcagtcttcctcgctctccaccGCGCGACGAAACCGGACTGAAAATCGGGAATGCTCAGATGCTGCAAATCCAGATCGGCCTTCACTCCGTGAGGTCGACATGCACGAATGCCGGCGAACCATGAAAATACCTCTTACGCAgacgcttcgcctctgcgcaagTAGACGCGCGTGCGGAACACACTTTTCGAtggagcgcgagacgcgggagCAACTGGCTGGCGAAGCAAGCGGATGATGACACGTGAGAAAAAGGGGACAGCGCGGAAGAGCGAAGACCCAATCtcgcctctttcgcctctctgcgttttctaAGGCGCCCCTAGCCGAAATGAAGAAGGGTTTTCTTCGGTTTGCTGCCTTTCTTGCCGCTCAAAGCATGTCCGCACAGCTGGCAGGACGCGCGCATGGCGTTGTTCGCGTACGTGCAGGCGGGGCACGCAACCCTGTCGCTGTCTTCACCTGCAAAAAAAAATTGAAAAACTCCCAAAGATATACAAAAATCCGCGTAACCGCACCGCGCGCAGACCCAAGACAACGGACCTCTGTGAAAGCGATGAAACAGAataaacacacacacatgaCGACTCAGCGAGCGCACACCCTACCCTGTATCTGCCTCCCTGCCattacatacacatacatttTCGAATAGAGATACATATTAGCggtatataaatatatatatgtctgcaTGTAAGTATGCGCACATCTGTTTGTGTGTACATATGTATAACGTGGAAGACTGCAGACAGCGGAAAAGTCGTAGGCCACACACGAGTCTGCTGTCCTTGGAGACGCTCGTCCGCTCATTTttcgctcctctcttctccttcgccgttcAGGACTGCTCTTTCTTCCGtccccctcccgccgcgtTGCCTTAAAGTGTGTTTTTTGCCGCGACGCGGGTCTCGCTCACCCTCTTGGGCTCCGCGCCCGgggccttcttcgtcgcgccgGCTCCACGCACTCGCGCCTGGTCGGTCTCGTCGCGtgcctgtctccttctgcgccgactccccccgcgcgctcgcgggcttacgcagcgaaggcagggGCGGatacgcggccgcggaggacggcgagccTGAGCTCGCCGcactctgcggcgccgaacTCGAGCTCGGCCCCTGCGGAGTTGCCGCAGGGGATGCACAGACAGGGCGCGGGATGAGGCGCGAGTCAGGCTCGCCCCACAggttcctcgcgcgcccgccgttgcctgcagccggcgcggacgacgacggcagagCGGGGAAGTCCGCGGCGCGACCTCGTGCGTCGAACCGCGCTCCCGCGCCAGGTCGGACCCTAAAGTCCGCAGCGTCCACACACACAATTCGTTTCACTCACAAGAATTGGTTTGGTTCAGAGACATGCATCGATACTCTCGCGTGGTCGCCAGAATGCGTGAGTTTACGAGCTTGCGGGTTGACGACGCACAGGCGCGCGCACACCCCGCACCCCGCGAAGACACGTCAGCCGGGCCTGCAGCAGTTCGCATTTACGCGGGCCTACTACGAGGCCTCGACCCGAGTTGATGCTGCGCTAGCCGTGGCAAGTCGCTCCGCTGAGTCCGATTTTCACGACATATCCCGAGCGAAAGAACGAGTAGAcgtacacacacacgcaacTCTGAAACATCTGAACCCACATGTACACGAatttatgtgtatatgtatacatatatatacatatatatacattcgCGACACGTGAAGAGTCGAGACAgctttcacgcacgacgatagTTAGCCGACAAGGCCTTACCtactgtatatatatatatatatatatatatatatatatatatacagatgtatatatatatatatatatatatgtatatatcggTACTGATTAGGAAAGCATTTAGTGGCCGCAAACCCCTCAGAAAACGAACAAATCTAGACAAGTCTGCGTCCCGTTTCACGCAACTCACCAATTGCCAGAGGAGGGCCCGTGGCctgcaggagctgcggagtgcctcgcgcctgcgcaacctgctgccgaagaagcggaggagggcggaagCGACGGAAACTCGTCAAGTTGCTCTGAACAAAAAAAAATCCCGCGCGTCGCtttgtcgccgccgcccacccagggcaatatatatatatatatatatattagggtttagggtttttatatatatatatatatattgctAAGCGCTTCGTGCGGAGGAAAGCACGCTATCGTGCCTTAGCGAGACGCCTCAGCGGCTTCCTCGGGACGCCCATATTTCGCTTcctgtttttttccttctcgacTCGCAGTCCTtgctcccccccctcccccgccacCCAGCCGCTAGCGGCTGTGCAAACGCCGATACGCATCTGTCTATCgtgcgccctccgcgtcatTCTTTCTATCCTTTCCGGCGAAAGGACGCGCATCTCGCTTTGCTTTTCAGGGAcgcgagcgtcgcgcgcctcgcgcgccttgctGCGTGGCCTTCTCGGGAGACTTTCTTACCTCGTTCAGGTCTctgggcagcagcggcgcggagatACAGGAGCAGCGTACGAATTTCGGCGTCCTGCGCAGGCCCGAGCGCCGCCTGGCACCGGGCCAGCCACTGCGTCACAGCGCCCTCTCGTGCGGAACTTCCACGGAGACGGTAGTAGGTCGGCCTGAAAAACAGAAAATCAGAAAGAAGATGAAAAAACTTGCTCCCAACATTTGTAGGCCCTCGGCTCTGTTGGTTGCGACACGCGACGCAAAGCGGAAGAAGTCAGAAGCGAGCTTggcgcgcctcagcggcaAGCCTTCTCGCATcgcagcctctgcctgccgcggaaggcagcgCGCTAAACGGATACAGAAACAGGCAGTGAGCCCGCGCGAACGGCCTTGTCACGCGCAAGAAACAAACGACGAACGTCAGAGCTCTGCGACAACAACAGAGCATCAGCAGCAGGCACACGCAACGGGGACAAACCCGAAACCTGTGTCAAAAGGCAGGCCCTATTTCGTTTTCGTGGACGAACGCCGATGACACCAGGAATGAAGCGAAACACGCAgaacagagaagagactgcagccgccgctccaACGGACGACTTGATTTGCATTCGTTGCGAGACACGGAAGAAATCTTACCCGAGAGCCTGAATATCTTCGAGAAGCTTCGTGCTCTGAATGAAGGGCGCCAagtcgcgcgagaggagagccaGCTGCTGGAGTTCCAGCTGCACATACACCGCACGCCACACAAGACACGCACAATCAGACCAGAAGGAGCGACGTTTTCCTTCGGCGTGTGTCTCCCTCTCGGATTCACTGCCCGTTCCTCAGatccttctctcgcgcgccgcctccctcctgcACAGAAATCCAAATGTCTTTCCGTCTGGCTGTCTGTGCGAATACCTTGCCTCTGTTGCgttttcgcgtcgccgcagcgctctCTTAAGGCACAACGACTCTCAATCGTTCCTTCACTCGTTTCCGCTGTCGGCACCCggcttttcttcgtctgtaTCTGCTGCTCCCGCCCAGGCCCGCCATTCCAGTTCCTCGCTGCAACTCCTTCAAAAACTCTTCCCTTTGCCTgactctctcgctgcctccttccTGCTCTTCAGGCCGCTCGCTGTGGGGCGGCCAGTCGGTGCTTACCTgggagcggagggcgacagcgtcgcagagagcggctTCGGTCTCTGCGATTTCGCATGTTTTTCTATCTTTCTCGCTAGTCTTTtgcttcgcggccttcgaAGCCGGCTCGGCCGTCCACGCGGGGCCTCTGCTAGCGTTAAGTCTGttctgcggcaggcgagcgccgaggtGCTTCCCGCCcttccgcagctgctgcggaacGCCCAGCGAGACTCGCTCAACTTtcgcttctgcctcgtcgtctgcgtccacGCCGAGATGCGCGTCCAGCTTCTCAACGATCCATGAGAGCGCCTGCAAGAAGTTGTTCTCCTGACCAAACACGATCGCGCCGCGGTCTTCCTCCCAGAGAGGCAGGAAGCTCCGCACCGGCGGACACGCGGCCCGACGCGGCTTCTGCGACTCCTCGTTCTCCTTCTTTGTGGAGCCCTGACCTTTCtgggcttcctcctcttcgcctttcccgcgcctccgcgccaaTAGCCCGTTggcgtccgctgcgtcttgggccttctcgctcgccccgcCCCGGTCGCGCCaagacgccagcgaggcgccgtccgcgcacgaccccgccgtctcctggggcgcgttgggctccagggccgcggagacgcagctggcgacggcgtcgtGCGCGGCCTTAAGGCCCTCGAGAAGcatctgctggcgctgctcggACCCGGCggggtctccgcgcccgccccccgccgcgtgtgcagcggacgacggcgcggcgacgccgagaacgaggagaagcagaaggcgagccgcgaaggacTGTGGAGGCGGAACCGTTGACCGCGCCCCTcgcagcgacgaagaggaggccgccTGCTGACTCACGAGGGTGGGGAGTACGATCGCTCGCGTGCTGTCGCCGGCGttgcgcgcctgtcgcgcgctgTCTGCCGAGGAGGGGAAGCcccagagggcggcgacgagcctcGCGACATAGACGGCGACGGTCTGGGTCAAAAGACTCGTGCGATCctgcggacgacgcgcggcgtcctccgcggcgcccgccgacgcggcatgcgccttctccgcctcgcgcagcagccgcagggcgTCGCGAACTTGCTGCTGTTGGTGGGGAATCGTCAGGCTGTCGATAcaccgcgaggcgcggtTCAAGTAGCCCTTTGCCTCTTCGTCAGACCGCAGCGCATCCGCGCTCCACGTCGCGAGCGCATACGCGTACGCGGTGTTCAAGTCGTCGGCGAGCTCCTCCTTCtggcgcagcgacagcgcgcaACAGAGGCACTCCAACAGCACCGAAGCGGACGTcgcggagtctgcaggcgacgacgcctcggcggcgagctgctgcggagacgcaAGACCCGGGGGCAGTAAAGGGACGCCGTtccgcgccgaagagccCGTGagccccggcggcggcgagggcgacgcgaatGGCCTCCGGCCCCGGTCGCACGCCTCGtcatctctctcttcttcttcctcttctgtctcgcgtGGTTCGTCCTCTTCGAACACGCGCTTACCCTCTTCGTCACCATCCCTTCCAACGTCTggggagcgccggcggcctcttgcccctttctcctcgcgccggcgccgagcggaggcggaggcgggctcggcgctgcggtcgcggggCGAGGTGTGGGTgcggaggggcgaggcgcctcgggTCGCGCCAGCGTTGTTctggcgccctctgcggcggtcagcggcgccgccctgcgtctgccgcccctGCTGCTCCTGCTTGTAGGTCCGGTAGTTGAAGcagagcgccagcggcaccgcgacgcgctgcgagcccccagacggcgcgggctcgccggcgcttgcgcgcgcggcgctcgcggacgaGGACGATGAGCCATacagacgcgaggagagcacGGCGGACGGCGTTCCATGGCGCGTAGCCAAGtgaagcagcagctcggTTTCGTCGCGGAAAACAGTCAGCGGACAGGACTCCGTGTGCGGGCACGGATGGTGCAGCTCCCGGTagtgctgctgcagctgcggcagcgtggAGAAGACTGGAATGAGGTCGGCGATTTCGGTTTGTCCTGagccgtcggcgtcgcgccttcgccggccctcgttttcgcctcgcgcaccgccccccccccgcctgtCGCCCGCTTGTCTATCCGCAAgtcgctcctgcgcctccgcgttcgccttcaCCACGTCGGCCTCGCACAGCGCGCAGTGAAAGTGATTGTTTTTCACGTGCAACAGCAGCGCGTCTCCGTCCAGGCACCTCTCCTTGCACACGCGGCACctcgggtgtacgtacacctggctctcggccgcgcgccccGAGGCTTTTcccccgccgctcgcgttcTGCTGCAGGTGGACGTTGAGGAGGTCCGCGGGGTACAGACAATGCTcaaggagaaggagctgcgggcgacccgcgacgcagacgctgcagtaGCTGTCGCCTCCGTGCCACTTCTGCGTGTGCAcgccgagctgctgcagcgagctgaaggcgccggcggaggtctgccccccccctccaggTGCGTAGGTCGGCTCGGGGAAGGCGAACGTCGGCGTctcgggcgccgcccccccgcgactccccgcgctcgccgaattcccgcttcctcctcctcccgctcCCACTCCGCCACGAGCGTCGCGCTCCGAGACGCTGTTCCTGCggcccttcttctcgccgccgtctttGGAGGGGAGtttctgtcgcgcggcgagcgcctcgcacatctcggcctcgagcgcgtctTGGTCCTCGCAGAAGACAAAGTCCTGCAGCCAAgcagcgcggcaggcgggcaCCCAGCAGCGGAACTGAAGCACCACCTCGGTGAGGCGGCGcaccgccggcgaggagaagcagaaggcgcttCCAGCGTCGCGCAGGTGACTcgggagggcgagcgccgcggcctccgtgAAGAAAGGTGGAGACAGGAAGCTCTGCGCCAGGACCGCCGGCAAGCTGttctgcgcgagccgcgccgcgaagcgcccCAGGGTCGCGGGAACCAGCGAGGGCAGGTACAGGAGGAGGAGGTACGGCGTGGAGACTTTGCAGAAGGGACAGACGGGATTGTAAGGCGggaagaggcgcagccgcagcgcacaGAGCCAGCAGAAAATGTGCTGACAGGGCCCCACCGCCACGCATGGCGACGTCTCGTAACAGAGAATGCACTCGTGCTtaggcgcgagcgcgtcgatcgcggccgctgccgcgtcgcccttcgcgcGGGAGTGGggaggccagcgccgcggcgagagggtcgccgccgcgccctggcCTTCGTCTGCGGACGAGttttcctcgtcgctcgcgcacTCCGCCGCGCTACAGTCAAAAAAGAGACGCTCGGCGTATCGGTCAGGCTCGAATAACTTCCTCAGCAGCGATTCAAACGACGTCGCGCCTTTACGGCTCCGCGCAAATGAagtcgagggcgccgcagccgccgagggcgagaccGGGCGGTAGTacacgctgccgccgcctcgtcgtcgtccgccgcgcgcgccgcggccgcctccccccctcgaAGCCTCCCTCCACCTCCtcgagccgcgcccgcggagggctgcgaggcagatgcgagggaggcgtcgccttgcggctgctcggcctccgccccgctcgggccgcgctcgcgcgctgctcgaTCCCCCcacccgcctcctcgctcgccaccgccgcccctgcggcggggcggcctgccgcgcgtggcgaaggcgccgcgcgaggcagacgctgccgcagcggcctgcgcgtgtgGCGCCTCGGCCTCACCCATCTcgcggaagcagaagaaaacgaaaagtTCCAGAAACGCGTGGCGAGAGACTgacggagagaggcagaccgCGAGAAGGTCGAAGGCGAACAACGGCTGAGAACAGACACCGAGCCGTACCCCGACGATGCGCACAGAGGCGAGCTAGCGGGACAACACGAAGAGCAGGCTAGAAGAGGTCACTGAAAGGAGAAGCTGGACGCGCCTGCTCCAGTGGGAGTCCACAcactcttctcgcgctgaTAGAGCAAGCGCCAGCAAAAATCAGAAGCGAAGAGACCCTGGAAAAACCTGAGAGACCTGCAAATCGGCTGTTGAGGTCACTGGGGCGTCAGACAAGCTGTGCGTaccagcgcctgcagagagaatTGTGCGTGGCTGTACCGATATGTCTATATACGTGGCTGGGCCGGGGGAACACAGGCAGGCAGAGAGGACCTGCGAAATACACAAAATGAGGGCGCCGGGTtaacggcgaagaaggaaaaacgcagactggcgccgctgcgcacgaGAAGGCGAACAAGCTGACCAAGGTGAGCACCGAGACACGCacagccggccgcggcgccgtacACAGCGTGAGGAGAACGAGGATAACCTTGGGAAACGAAAAAACTCCGCGAGCGGCTCATTCCAGTGGGGGAGGGTGTAGACGAGGCAGGtcagaaaaaacgcgaagaACGCGGAAGGCCGGTaggagacgaaggccgccgTCCTGAGCGCCCGACACAGGagagcggacgacgacgagggagagcCTCAGCGGTCAGTTGaacgggcgcgcgcgcctcgccacaCGAGGGAAAAAAAAGTCTAACGTGAGCGTGAGAGAA
This genomic interval carries:
- a CDS encoding uncharacterized protein (encoded by transcript BESB_024910), translating into MTLHRSNVSTSATRFRFAVHCGRPPPSQLWYQTEYGRMDGLWRLTNAPTADQADVPSIGEALARRSERKMQPPKIPVALDGCPILHAKAQEVLRSREELFRTRVYLRVGVVTGLLAFALFASGSPSPAAPFPASASLWRHPPPERSLAWHCRMGAKESHAAEGAPKVDAETASKKAKLWQTEAHASWGSALPTALHFPARFHPSRRDFSQSLPSQRQRCSSLCTTIKHCRLPRACEPLGGV
- a CDS encoding uncharacterized protein (encoded by transcript BESB_024920) — protein: MGEAEAPHAQAAAAASASRGAFATRGRPPRRRGGGGERGGGWGDRAARERGPSGAEAEQPQGDASLASASQPSAGAARGGGGRLRGGEAAAARAADDDEAAAACTTARAAECASDEENSSADEGQGAAATLSPRRWPPHSRAKGDAAAAAIDALAPKHECILCYETSPCVAVGPCQHIFCWLCALRLRLFPPYNPVCPFCKVSTPYLLLLYLPSLVPATLGRFAARLAQNSLPAVLAQSFLSPPFFTEAAALALPSHLRDAGSAFCFSSPAVRRLTEVVLQFRCWVPACRAAWLQDFVFCEDQDALEAEMCEALAARQKLPSKDGGEKKGRRNSVSERDARGGVGAGGGGSGNSASAGSRGGAAPETPTFAFPEPTYAPGGGGQTSAGAFSSLQQLGVHTQKWHGGDSYCSVCVAGRPQLLLLEHCLYPADLLNVHLQQNASGGGKASGRAAESQVYVHPRCRVCKERCLDGDALLLHVKNNHFHCALCEADVVKANAEAQERLADRQAGDRRGGGGARGENEGRRRRDADGSGQTEIADLIPVFSTLPQLQQHYRELHHPCPHTESCPLTVFRDETELLLHLATRHGTPSAVLSSRLYGSSSSSASAARASAGEPAPSGGSQRVAVPLALCFNYRTYKQEQQGRQTQGGAADRRRGRQNNAGATRGASPLRTHTSPRDRSAEPASASARRRREEKGARGRRRSPDVGRDGDEEGKRVFEEDEPRETEEEEEERDDEACDRGRRPFASPSPPPGLTGSSARNGVPLLPPGLASPQQLAAEASSPADSATSASVLLECLCCALSLRQKEELADDLNTAYAYALATWSADALRSDEEAKGYLNRASRCIDSLTIPHQQQQVRDALRLLREAEKAHAASAGAAEDAARRPQDRTSLLTQTVAVYVARLVAALWGFPSSADSARQARNAGDSTRAIVLPTLVSQQAASSSSLRGARSTVPPPQSFAARLLLLLVLGVAAPSSAAHAAGGGRGDPAGSEQRQQMLLEGLKAAHDAVASCVSAALEPNAPQETAGSCADGASLASWRDRGGASEKAQDAADANGLLARRRGKGEEEEAQKGQGSTKKENEESQKPRRAACPPVRSFLPLWEEDRGAIVFGQENNFLQALSWIVEKLDAHLGVDADDEAEAKVERVSLGVPQQLRKGGKHLGARLPQNRLNASRGPAWTAEPASKAAKQKTSEKDRKTCEIAETEAALCDAVALRSQLELQQLALLSRDLAPFIQSTKLLEDIQALGPTYYRLRGSSAREGAVTQWLARCQAALGPAQDAEIRTLLLYLRAAAAQRPEREQLDEFPSLPPSSASSAAGCAGARHSAAPAGHGPSSGNWVRPGAGARFDARGRAADFPALPSSSAPAAGNGGRARNLWGEPDSRLIPRPVCASPAATPQGPSSSSAPQSAASSGSPSSAAAYPPLPSLRKPASARGESAQKETGTRRDRPGASAWSRRDEEGPGRGAQEGEDSDRVACPACTYANNAMRASCQLCGHALSGKKGSKPKKTLLHFG